A single Thermaerobacter sp. FW80 DNA region contains:
- the murD gene encoding UDP-N-acetylmuramoyl-L-alanine--D-glutamate ligase, translating to MGEPGVEKVGAAGGSGTNRPVPARSPSRAEGSAEEPVGGPRPRLGPGAAPGSGPRGTAGPAGGAFPASGTVSTAGGEAIVPGPVAVVGLGRSNRALVRYLRAHGVAVVGCDRQPPEQADPEIRALGEAGVELHLGPDYLRVLVERPFATVFLTPGMKKDLPEIRAARAAGARIRGEVDLFLERCRATVIGVTGSAGKTTTTSLIGEGLRQAATPGGPLEGRPVYVGGNIGRPLIEEVDRIPPEALVVLELSSFQLELCHRAPHVAVYLNLRPNHLDVHGSMEAYATAKARIVELQQPDGWAVLNGDDPAPAELAPRAPGHVAVFAASARVARQVAEREAGRRGGPVRAGYLDGHHLVLWDGREERRLLDGRAMRLRGAHNRLNALAAILAGWVAGAPPEAMAQAAAAFPGVEHRLELVRELDGVRYYNDSIATAPDRTLAALESFSEPVVLIAGGYDKGIPFDPLGPAVCRRARAVVLLGQTADAIQRVIEAAAAREGRAPVVRRVGSLDEAVREARRLARPGDVVLLSPACASYDMFRDYAERGRRFKELVRALV from the coding sequence GTGGGGGAGCCGGGCGTGGAGAAGGTGGGAGCGGCAGGCGGATCCGGGACGAACCGGCCGGTCCCCGCGCGGTCGCCGTCCCGGGCCGAGGGGTCGGCGGAGGAACCGGTCGGCGGTCCGCGGCCACGGCTCGGGCCCGGCGCGGCCCCTGGCTCTGGGCCGCGGGGGACGGCGGGCCCGGCCGGAGGGGCCTTCCCGGCGTCGGGGACCGTCTCCACCGCCGGGGGCGAGGCCATCGTCCCCGGGCCCGTGGCGGTGGTGGGGCTCGGTCGCAGCAACCGCGCCCTGGTGCGGTATCTTCGGGCCCACGGCGTGGCGGTCGTGGGCTGCGACCGCCAGCCGCCCGAGCAGGCCGATCCCGAGATCCGCGCCCTCGGGGAGGCAGGGGTCGAGCTCCACCTGGGCCCGGACTACCTGCGGGTCCTGGTGGAGCGTCCCTTCGCCACCGTCTTCCTCACCCCCGGCATGAAGAAGGATCTGCCCGAGATCCGGGCCGCCCGGGCGGCAGGGGCCCGGATCCGCGGGGAGGTGGACCTGTTCCTCGAGCGCTGCCGGGCGACGGTGATCGGCGTCACCGGCAGCGCCGGGAAGACCACCACCACCTCCCTGATCGGCGAGGGGCTGCGGCAGGCGGCGACCCCGGGCGGCCCCCTCGAGGGCCGTCCCGTCTACGTCGGCGGCAACATCGGCCGTCCGCTGATCGAAGAGGTGGACCGCATCCCGCCCGAGGCCCTGGTGGTCCTCGAGCTCTCCAGCTTCCAGCTGGAGCTCTGCCACCGGGCGCCCCACGTGGCGGTGTACCTCAACCTGCGGCCCAATCACCTGGACGTCCACGGCAGCATGGAGGCCTACGCCACCGCGAAGGCCCGCATCGTGGAGCTGCAGCAGCCCGACGGCTGGGCGGTGTTGAACGGGGACGACCCGGCCCCCGCCGAACTGGCACCGCGGGCGCCGGGCCACGTGGCGGTCTTCGCCGCCTCGGCCCGGGTGGCGCGGCAGGTGGCGGAGCGGGAGGCCGGTCGGCGGGGCGGGCCGGTGCGGGCCGGCTACCTGGACGGCCATCACCTGGTGCTCTGGGACGGACGGGAAGAACGCCGCCTGCTGGACGGGCGCGCCATGCGGCTGCGCGGCGCCCACAACCGCCTGAACGCGCTGGCGGCCATCCTCGCGGGGTGGGTGGCGGGCGCCCCGCCCGAGGCCATGGCGCAGGCGGCCGCGGCCTTCCCCGGGGTGGAGCACCGCCTGGAGCTGGTGCGGGAACTCGACGGCGTGCGGTACTACAACGACTCCATCGCCACCGCCCCCGACCGCACCCTGGCCGCCCTGGAGTCCTTCAGCGAGCCCGTGGTGCTGATCGCCGGCGGCTACGACAAGGGCATCCCCTTCGACCCCCTGGGGCCGGCGGTGTGCCGCCGGGCCCGGGCCGTGGTCCTGCTGGGCCAGACAGCCGACGCCATCCAGCGGGTGATCGAGGCGGCGGCCGCGCGCGAGGGCAGGGCGCCGGTGGTACGGCGGGTCGGGTCGCTGGACGAGGCGGTGCGGGAGGCGCGGCGGCTGGCGCGACCCGGTGACGTGGTGCTGCTCTCCCCGGCCTGCGCCAGCTACGACATGTTCCGCGACTACGCCGAGCGGGGGCGGCGGTTCAAGGAGCTGGTCCGGGCCCTCGTCTAG
- the spoIIP gene encoding stage II sporulation protein P codes for MAPTGPGPWRGSRGLATATRWIGPGARVVLWVALAVAVVVVVALGWWRRPGPERLQWGEQPFVLVYHTHATEAFLPDLPGGDRPGRDIHRDAFSRDPRRSVRAVGQTLARRLAERGLDVLWNGTVYDAAGRDEAYQRARASLQDLLARYPSIRVALDVHRDATTTRVQVGGQPAAGVLLVVGAGHPGWHRNLALAEALADRLGRIHPGLVRGIALRPWHYNQDLLPGALLVEIGGAENTLAETVRTARWVADALVEALAIRPGRPPARPTTLPRPRPWRAATSSSPAWAAAGPAGGSARGPGVGPAAGPAALAGSFAARHPVAVGGPAPLPRAEAVGGSPSPSAAVRR; via the coding sequence GTGGCACCGACCGGACCGGGGCCGTGGCGGGGATCCCGCGGCCTGGCGACGGCGACGCGGTGGATCGGTCCGGGCGCCCGGGTGGTCCTCTGGGTGGCGCTGGCCGTGGCCGTCGTGGTCGTCGTCGCCCTGGGATGGTGGCGGCGCCCCGGGCCGGAGCGCCTGCAGTGGGGAGAGCAGCCCTTCGTGCTGGTCTACCACACCCACGCCACGGAGGCGTTCCTGCCCGACCTGCCCGGCGGCGACCGGCCGGGCCGGGACATCCACCGCGACGCCTTCTCCCGCGACCCGCGACGGTCGGTGCGCGCCGTCGGGCAGACCCTGGCCCGGCGGCTGGCCGAGCGAGGCCTGGACGTGCTCTGGAACGGCACCGTCTACGACGCCGCCGGCCGCGACGAAGCCTACCAGCGGGCGCGCGCGAGCCTGCAGGACCTGCTGGCCCGCTACCCGTCCATTCGCGTCGCCCTGGACGTCCACCGCGACGCCACCACCACCCGCGTCCAGGTGGGCGGCCAGCCCGCCGCCGGCGTCCTGTTGGTCGTGGGCGCCGGACACCCGGGCTGGCACCGCAACCTGGCGCTGGCCGAGGCGCTCGCCGACCGCCTGGGCCGGATCCACCCCGGCCTGGTGCGGGGGATCGCCCTCAGGCCCTGGCACTACAATCAGGATCTGCTGCCCGGCGCGCTGCTGGTGGAGATCGGCGGCGCCGAGAACACGCTGGCCGAGACCGTCCGCACCGCCCGCTGGGTGGCCGACGCGCTGGTGGAGGCGCTGGCGATCCGGCCCGGCCGGCCGCCGGCCCGGCCCACCACCCTGCCCCGTCCCCGGCCGTGGCGGGCAGCCACGTCCAGCTCCCCAGCCTGGGCGGCCGCCGGTCCCGCGGGCGGCTCCGCGCGCGGCCCCGGCGTCGGTCCCGCCGCCGGTCCGGCGGCTCTGGCCGGCTCCTTCGCGGCACGGCACCCCGTCGCGGTGGGCGGCCCCGCCCCGCTCCCCCGCGCCGAAGCCGTGGGCGGCTCGCCTTCCCCGTCCGCGGCGGTGCGTCGGTGA
- a CDS encoding SpoIID/LytB domain-containing protein encodes MTDPRGAGGIRVDRGSAAGWVALGLLLIHLVLAAGPGAPAGGPPAKPAPPAGAQEETGEAGRPGDAGPSGRATRAGPGPRPGPATADEPPPGRVPLDPAVARRFVREPTITVFDHAIAAPRTMAMEEYLAHVVAGEVLTSWQPDALRAQAVAARTYTVSLLLAGERATPRRLYGTDTSTDPAEAQAYSPTVPRAVAEAVAATRGQILVYRGKPIVALFHACAAGRTASLRESFPRDPRRAPYLRPVPSPCDQAAPARIRRWAVAVTAEELAVAAGLSPAEVREVRVAARGPSGRAVAIQIGPRRVHAAELRRHVGPNRLRSTLLTAIQPLEGGVWIFRGRGWGHGLGLDQWGAEAMARRGISYRDILAHYYPGTRLVRLYP; translated from the coding sequence ATGACCGACCCAAGGGGTGCCGGCGGGATCCGGGTCGACCGGGGCAGCGCGGCGGGGTGGGTTGCCCTGGGTCTGCTGCTGATCCATCTCGTGCTGGCCGCCGGTCCCGGCGCGCCCGCCGGGGGTCCGCCCGCCAAACCGGCCCCGCCCGCCGGGGCGCAGGAAGAGACCGGCGAGGCCGGCAGGCCCGGGGATGCCGGCCCGAGCGGCCGGGCTACCAGGGCCGGTCCCGGGCCGCGCCCCGGGCCGGCGACGGCGGACGAACCGCCGCCCGGCCGCGTGCCGCTGGATCCCGCCGTGGCGCGCCGGTTCGTCCGCGAACCCACCATCACCGTGTTCGACCACGCCATCGCCGCCCCGCGCACCATGGCGATGGAGGAGTACCTCGCCCACGTGGTGGCCGGCGAGGTGTTGACCAGCTGGCAGCCCGACGCCCTGCGCGCCCAGGCGGTGGCGGCCCGCACCTACACGGTCTCGCTGCTGCTGGCCGGGGAACGGGCGACCCCGCGCCGGCTGTACGGCACCGACACGTCCACCGATCCCGCCGAGGCCCAGGCGTACAGCCCCACGGTGCCGCGGGCCGTGGCCGAGGCCGTGGCGGCGACCCGGGGCCAGATCCTGGTCTACCGGGGAAAGCCCATCGTCGCCCTCTTCCACGCCTGCGCGGCGGGGCGGACCGCGTCCCTGCGGGAGTCCTTCCCCCGCGACCCGCGGCGGGCGCCGTACCTGCGGCCCGTGCCCTCGCCCTGCGACCAGGCGGCGCCGGCGCGGATCCGGCGCTGGGCGGTGGCGGTGACCGCCGAGGAGCTGGCGGTCGCGGCCGGGCTCTCGCCGGCGGAGGTGCGGGAGGTGCGCGTCGCCGCCCGCGGACCCTCGGGGCGGGCGGTGGCCATCCAGATCGGGCCGCGGCGGGTGCACGCCGCCGAGCTGCGGCGCCACGTGGGCCCGAACCGCCTGCGCTCGACGTTGCTCACCGCGATCCAGCCCCTGGAGGGCGGCGTCTGGATCTTCCGCGGGCGGGGGTGGGGGCACGGCCTGGGCCTCGATCAGTGGGGTGCCGAGGCCATGGCCCGACGCGGGATCAGCTACCGGGACATCCTGGCCCACTACTATCCCGGGACCCGGCTGGTGCGGCTGTATCCGTGA
- a CDS encoding small, acid-soluble spore protein, alpha/beta type encodes MPSDEPALTPSDPREGEGTPQGRAAASVDGRGRAAAERAAAPVGAVPGGGGATSREVPVSGTGPSTVGTPGPGWVGEAPPPGPATEGEGTAASASDQAATASAPAGASPSPWSAIELPPTATSRRRRKRGHRGGVGRRGGRRVAQPNPEDDPLYPFKVQAAKELGLWPKVEAEGWGALTSLESGRIGGYMQRLVKEAQEEGRIPPEVLQRLAQQRRIRPASTET; translated from the coding sequence ATGCCATCGGACGAACCCGCCTTGACGCCGAGCGATCCGCGGGAGGGGGAGGGCACGCCGCAGGGCCGCGCCGCGGCCTCGGTCGACGGCCGTGGGCGAGCGGCGGCAGAACGGGCTGCGGCGCCCGTCGGCGCGGTGCCGGGGGGCGGGGGCGCGACCTCCCGAGAGGTACCGGTGAGCGGAACCGGTCCCTCCACCGTGGGCACGCCGGGCCCGGGATGGGTTGGCGAGGCACCGCCGCCCGGACCGGCGACGGAGGGAGAGGGGACGGCGGCGTCGGCTTCAGACCAGGCGGCCACCGCGTCCGCTCCCGCGGGAGCGAGCCCGTCGCCCTGGAGCGCCATCGAGCTCCCTCCCACGGCCACGTCGCGCCGCCGCCGCAAGCGCGGACACCGGGGCGGCGTGGGCCGGCGGGGCGGCCGGCGCGTCGCCCAGCCCAACCCCGAGGACGACCCGCTCTACCCCTTCAAGGTCCAGGCCGCCAAGGAGCTCGGGCTTTGGCCCAAGGTGGAGGCCGAGGGCTGGGGTGCGCTGACCTCGCTGGAGAGCGGGCGCATCGGCGGCTACATGCAGCGGCTGGTCAAGGAGGCCCAGGAGGAGGGTCGCATCCCGCCCGAGGTGCTCCAGCGGCTGGCGCAGCAGCGCAGGATTCGGCCGGCTTCCACGGAAACGTAA
- a CDS encoding pyridoxal phosphate-dependent aminotransferase, with amino-acid sequence MHLSARARGIQPSVTIAIDTRAKALQDAGERVINLSAGEPDFPTPRHVCAAAVAAIEAGFTRYTPAAGIAELRRAIAEKHRRDNGVAYAEDEIVVSSGGKHALFNAFMAICDPGDQVIIPAPYWVSYPEMVRLAGGEPVIVETGPETGFKLTPEALRRALGPRSRAVVVNSPNNPTGAVYTREELDALAAVAAEADLWIVTDELYEHLIYEGQHVSIAALRPEYRQRTILINGVSKAYAMTGWRIGWAAAPRPVAKAMAAIQSQATSAVNSIAQKAAVAALTGPQDDVAAMREEYRRRRDLLVEGLSNLPGIAVERPAGAFYVYPSVRGLLGREIGGRRVDDDVALAEVLLETARIAVVPGTAFGTPGYLRLSYATARSDLEEALRRLGQLLGGA; translated from the coding sequence ATGCACCTTTCCGCGCGCGCCCGAGGGATCCAGCCGTCGGTCACCATCGCCATCGACACCCGTGCCAAGGCGCTCCAGGATGCGGGGGAGCGCGTGATCAACCTCAGCGCCGGGGAGCCCGACTTCCCCACGCCGCGCCACGTCTGCGCAGCGGCCGTCGCCGCCATCGAGGCCGGCTTCACCCGCTACACGCCCGCCGCCGGCATCGCCGAGCTCCGCCGGGCCATCGCCGAGAAGCACCGGCGCGACAACGGGGTGGCGTACGCCGAGGACGAGATCGTGGTCTCGTCCGGCGGCAAGCACGCCCTGTTCAACGCCTTCATGGCCATCTGCGATCCCGGGGACCAGGTGATCATCCCCGCGCCGTACTGGGTCTCCTACCCGGAGATGGTGCGGCTGGCGGGCGGCGAGCCGGTGATCGTGGAGACCGGGCCGGAGACCGGCTTCAAGCTGACGCCGGAGGCCTTGCGGCGGGCCCTGGGGCCGCGCAGCCGGGCGGTGGTCGTCAACAGTCCCAACAATCCCACCGGGGCCGTCTACACGCGGGAGGAGCTGGACGCCCTGGCTGCGGTGGCCGCGGAGGCCGACCTGTGGATCGTGACGGACGAGCTCTACGAGCACCTGATCTACGAGGGCCAGCACGTCTCCATCGCCGCCCTGCGCCCGGAGTACCGCCAGCGGACGATCCTGATCAACGGCGTGTCCAAGGCCTACGCCATGACGGGCTGGCGCATCGGCTGGGCGGCGGCGCCGCGGCCGGTGGCCAAGGCCATGGCGGCCATCCAGTCCCAGGCCACCTCAGCGGTGAACTCCATCGCCCAGAAGGCGGCCGTGGCGGCCTTGACGGGGCCGCAGGACGACGTGGCGGCCATGCGCGAGGAGTATCGCCGGCGGCGGGACCTGCTGGTGGAGGGCCTCTCGAACCTGCCGGGGATCGCGGTGGAGCGGCCGGCGGGCGCATTCTACGTGTACCCGTCGGTGCGGGGACTCCTGGGCCGGGAGATCGGCGGCCGGCGGGTGGACGACGACGTGGCCCTGGCCGAGGTGCTGCTCGAGACCGCTCGTATCGCCGTGGTGCCGGGCACGGCCTTCGGGACGCCGGGCTACCTGCGGCTCTCCTATGCCACCGCGCGCTCCGACCTGGAGGAGGCGCTGCGGCGGCTGGGGCAGCTGCTGGGGGGAGCCTGA
- a CDS encoding DedA family protein, producing the protein MDGLTQVVERWGYVGLVAVVALENVFPPIPSEVVIPFAGFLTTFGAMTLPGVIVAATVGSVLGALVLYGAGRALGRRRLEALTRRYGHYLGIQLDHVARAEDWFARYGPWAVLIGRVVPIVRSLISIPAGLAEMPLPVFLLYTVVGTVAWNTALAGAGAALGAAWPLVEQWVRLYQHLLLVAALTVAAVWLGLRLAARPRR; encoded by the coding sequence TTGGACGGGCTGACCCAGGTGGTGGAGCGGTGGGGCTACGTGGGCCTGGTGGCGGTGGTCGCCCTGGAGAACGTCTTCCCGCCGATCCCGTCGGAGGTGGTGATCCCCTTCGCGGGCTTCCTCACCACCTTCGGCGCGATGACGCTGCCGGGGGTGATCGTGGCCGCCACGGTGGGCTCCGTGCTGGGCGCCCTGGTGCTGTACGGCGCCGGCCGCGCCCTAGGCCGGCGGCGGCTGGAGGCCTTGACCCGCCGCTACGGGCACTACCTGGGCATCCAGCTCGACCACGTGGCGCGGGCGGAGGACTGGTTCGCCCGCTACGGACCCTGGGCGGTGCTGATCGGGCGGGTCGTGCCCATCGTCCGCAGCCTGATCTCGATCCCCGCGGGGCTCGCGGAGATGCCGCTCCCGGTGTTCCTGCTCTACACCGTGGTGGGGACCGTGGCGTGGAACACCGCCCTGGCCGGAGCGGGGGCCGCCCTGGGCGCCGCGTGGCCGCTGGTGGAGCAGTGGGTCCGGCTCTATCAGCATCTGCTGCTGGTGGCGGCACTGACGGTCGCGGCCGTGTGGCTCGGGCTGCGCCTCGCGGCGCGGCCCCGCCGCTAG
- a CDS encoding DUF1002 domain-containing protein, translating to MRSKGKNRWRHWIWLALTLVLVASFVLMTLAPALAAGSESGPAAGTAAASGSAGQPAGQAGADGNAAGGAEGDAESAAAEGTTPTERTVVVLGADLTPSQRQEVLRLLGLDPATWDGEPLVLTHQEEVALVGDYVPREQLGSRAISSVRVEPAAPGSGIRVETKHITWVPPEMYAEALATAGVKDAVVYVAAPFDVSGTAALAGIYKAYEISAGTTLDAERKDLGAQEIGVMVRIAQEIGSPEKASQFLSLLKERMAEHPPTSRDEILALIRQLEQDLGIQLSDALREELATLVEKLRDAGIDWQAVTAQLQQVREQVNRFLGEDTPIIRDFFNRVWDWVLQVVDAIRSWFGQ from the coding sequence ATGCGATCCAAGGGGAAGAACCGCTGGCGCCACTGGATCTGGCTGGCCTTGACGCTGGTGCTGGTGGCCTCGTTCGTCCTGATGACCCTGGCCCCCGCCCTGGCTGCAGGGTCGGAGTCCGGGCCGGCCGCGGGCACCGCGGCAGCGAGCGGGAGCGCGGGGCAGCCCGCCGGGCAAGCCGGGGCCGATGGGAATGCCGCCGGCGGGGCGGAGGGTGACGCGGAGAGCGCCGCGGCCGAGGGCACCACGCCGACGGAGCGCACGGTGGTTGTGCTGGGCGCGGACCTGACGCCCTCGCAGCGGCAGGAGGTGTTGCGCCTCCTGGGCCTCGACCCCGCCACCTGGGACGGGGAGCCCCTGGTCCTGACCCACCAGGAGGAGGTCGCCCTGGTCGGCGACTACGTCCCCCGCGAGCAGCTGGGCAGCCGCGCCATCTCGTCCGTGCGGGTCGAACCGGCCGCTCCCGGCAGCGGCATCCGCGTCGAGACCAAGCACATCACCTGGGTGCCCCCGGAGATGTACGCCGAGGCCCTGGCCACCGCCGGGGTGAAGGACGCCGTGGTCTACGTGGCCGCGCCCTTCGACGTCTCGGGCACGGCCGCCCTGGCGGGGATCTACAAGGCGTACGAGATCTCGGCCGGGACGACCCTGGACGCGGAGCGCAAGGACCTGGGCGCCCAGGAGATCGGCGTCATGGTGCGGATCGCCCAGGAGATCGGAAGCCCCGAGAAGGCCAGCCAGTTCCTCAGCCTGCTCAAGGAGCGCATGGCCGAGCACCCGCCCACCAGCCGCGACGAGATCCTGGCCCTGATCCGCCAGCTGGAGCAGGACCTGGGCATCCAGCTGAGCGACGCGCTCCGGGAAGAACTGGCCACCCTGGTGGAGAAGCTGCGGGACGCCGGCATCGACTGGCAGGCGGTCACCGCCCAGCTGCAGCAGGTGCGGGAGCAGGTGAACCGCTTCCTGGGCGAGGACACGCCGATCATCCGGGATTTCTTCAACCGGGTGTGGGACTGGGTGCTGCAGGTCGTGGACGCCATCCGCAGCTGGTTCGGCCAGTGA
- a CDS encoding MBL fold metallo-hydrolase: protein MRLTILGRDGPYPAPGGACSGYLLEGPEGPVLIDCGPGVLARLRQRVDVPQLAAVFYSHYHPDHVGDHFVLRYVLDIARHLGRPRPAPLPLYGPARPAELAGRMPYKDVFAPRFLDPGERVTVAGIEVEVRATDHPLPCLASAWSAGGRRLVYSGDTGPEAADALVELARGADLLLIEASLLARRGDRAPGHLTARQAAAIAREAGVGRLLLTHLLPEYDPEAVLAEAREVFPEAELAEPGATVVLS, encoded by the coding sequence ATGCGGCTCACCATCCTGGGCCGGGACGGGCCGTACCCGGCTCCCGGCGGCGCGTGCTCCGGCTACCTCCTGGAGGGGCCGGAGGGACCGGTGCTCATCGACTGCGGACCGGGCGTCCTGGCGCGGCTGCGCCAGCGGGTGGACGTCCCCCAGCTGGCGGCCGTGTTCTACTCGCACTACCATCCGGACCACGTCGGCGACCATTTCGTGTTGCGCTACGTCCTCGACATCGCCCGCCACCTGGGTCGCCCGCGGCCGGCGCCCCTGCCCCTGTACGGCCCGGCCCGTCCGGCGGAGCTGGCCGGGCGGATGCCGTACAAGGACGTCTTCGCACCCCGCTTCCTCGACCCCGGCGAGCGGGTGACCGTCGCGGGGATCGAGGTGGAGGTCCGGGCCACGGACCACCCCTTGCCCTGCCTGGCCTCCGCCTGGAGCGCCGGCGGGCGGCGCCTGGTGTACTCCGGCGACACCGGGCCCGAGGCGGCCGACGCCCTGGTGGAGCTGGCCCGCGGGGCCGACCTGCTGCTGATCGAGGCCAGCCTCCTGGCCCGCCGCGGCGATCGGGCGCCGGGGCACCTGACGGCCCGGCAGGCGGCTGCGATCGCCCGCGAGGCCGGGGTGGGGCGGCTGCTGCTGACCCACCTGCTGCCGGAGTACGATCCGGAGGCGGTGCTGGCCGAGGCCCGGGAGGTGTTCCCGGAGGCGGAGCTGGCCGAGCCCGGGGCGACCGTCGTCCTGAGCTGA